One window of the Acidimicrobiia bacterium genome contains the following:
- a CDS encoding SRPBCC domain-containing protein, whose protein sequence is MTDLTVDKDLEALTLSLTARFDAPIERIWEMWADPRLLERWWGPPTHPATFEAHDLTPGGAVSYYMTGPEGERYHGWWRVISVDAPNRLTFEDGFADDDSKPNPDLPTIHIEVTLESANGRTTMTVLDTFSSIEAMEETLAMGAEEGFVQAIGQIYDLLDAA, encoded by the coding sequence GTGACCGACCTCACCGTCGACAAGGACCTGGAGGCGCTCACCTTGAGCCTCACCGCCCGCTTCGACGCCCCCATCGAGCGCATCTGGGAGATGTGGGCCGATCCCCGGCTACTCGAACGCTGGTGGGGACCGCCGACCCACCCGGCTACGTTCGAAGCGCACGACCTCACGCCCGGCGGCGCCGTGTCCTACTACATGACCGGCCCCGAGGGCGAGCGCTACCACGGATGGTGGCGGGTCATCTCAGTCGACGCTCCCAACCGCCTCACGTTCGAGGACGGTTTCGCCGACGACGACAGCAAGCCGAACCCCGACCTCCCCACTATTCACATCGAGGTCACCCTCGAGTCGGCTAACGGCCGGACGACCATGACCGTCTTGGACACATTCAGCTCGATCGAGGCGATGGAGGAAACCCTCGCCATGGGCGCCGAGGAGGGCTTCGTCCAGGCGATCGGCCAGATCTACGACCTGCTCGACGCCGCCTGA
- a CDS encoding metalloregulator ArsR/SmtB family transcription factor: protein MDPDLALQALADPTRRDIVMRVLGRERSVSALARQYPMSFAAVQKHVAILERAGLVTKRTNGRERLVSGDIEALRRVDELFEHFEIIWRQRMQQFGDVLAETTTREGDNP, encoded by the coding sequence ATGGACCCAGACCTGGCGCTCCAGGCTCTCGCCGATCCGACCCGACGAGACATCGTGATGCGGGTGCTCGGCCGAGAGCGCTCCGTGTCGGCGCTGGCCCGGCAGTACCCGATGAGCTTCGCTGCCGTTCAGAAGCACGTAGCGATCCTCGAGAGGGCTGGCCTGGTGACCAAGCGGACGAACGGCAGGGAACGTCTGGTCTCCGGGGACATCGAGGCGCTCCGACGGGTCGACGAGCTGTTCGAACACTTCGAGATCATCTGGAGGCAACGAATGCAACAGTTCGGTGATGTGCTCGCCGAGACCACCACCAGGGAAGGAGACAACCCGTGA
- a CDS encoding RNA-binding protein: MSTNIYVGNLSFDTDSAQLEALFSQYGAITKAQVVMDRDSGRSRGFGFVEMASADEAQAAISALNNKDVGGRSLTVNLARERR; this comes from the coding sequence ATGTCAACCAACATCTACGTGGGCAACCTGTCATTCGACACGGATTCCGCCCAGCTCGAGGCCCTGTTCAGCCAGTACGGCGCGATCACCAAGGCGCAGGTCGTCATGGATCGTGATTCGGGCCGTTCACGCGGCTTCGGGTTCGTCGAGATGGCTTCGGCCGATGAGGCCCAGGCGGCCATCTCCGCCCTCAACAACAAGGACGTGGGCGGCCGCTCACTCACCGTCAATCTGGCACGCGAACGCCGCTAG
- a CDS encoding potassium transporter Kup produces the protein MAHTRGPGSQHGLTLIALGVVFGDIGTSPLYALRESLGPHYDIAVTRANVFGVLSLIFWALVLVIAVKYAVFVLRADNEGEGGVLALTALIGPSRGTGWRRGMILMGLFGTALLYGDGAITPAISVLAAVEGLGLVTSTLEPYVVPISILILFGLFSVQRRGTGRIGSLFGPVMLLWFATLGSLGVVHLLSEPGVLAAVSPVHAVAFFAENTGRAFFVLGSVFLVVTGGEALYADMGHLGPRPIRRGWFLIVMPALLLNYFGQGALVIGDAATAANPFFLMAPAWGTLPLVILATAATIIASQALITGAFSITMQAIHLDYSPRMTVVQTSDQARGQIYVPAVNWGLFAACVGLVIGFGSSSALAAAYGIAVTMTMVVTTLLFGVVMVTRFGWPRWVVVALTTVFLCVDLAFFGANIVKVRHGGWFPLLAGLVVFSVMTTWRHGRRIVYRRIRRSEVPVDEFVATLAARPEPRVPGTGVYMFPDPEHVPPSLVANLRNNHVLHESVVLLSVEVSSVPRVPRARRVRLRELGIGFWQITLTYGFAETPDVPYDLAAVIDGPSFDHAHTTFFIGRETVRSTVERSGMARWRERLFAVLHRNARSAADHFRLPPSRVVEIGMPVDI, from the coding sequence GTGGCACACACACGGGGGCCCGGGTCCCAGCATGGTCTGACTCTCATTGCGCTCGGGGTCGTCTTCGGTGACATCGGAACCAGTCCGCTGTATGCGCTGAGAGAGTCACTCGGGCCGCACTATGACATCGCTGTCACGCGGGCGAACGTATTCGGTGTGCTGTCGCTGATCTTTTGGGCCCTGGTGCTCGTCATCGCGGTCAAGTACGCCGTCTTCGTACTGCGCGCTGACAACGAGGGTGAGGGGGGCGTACTCGCGCTCACCGCACTCATCGGGCCCTCTCGTGGCACCGGATGGCGACGGGGGATGATTCTTATGGGCCTCTTCGGGACTGCCCTGCTCTACGGCGACGGGGCGATCACGCCGGCGATTTCCGTGCTGGCTGCGGTGGAGGGGCTCGGCTTGGTGACGAGCACGCTGGAGCCATACGTCGTACCCATTTCTATTCTGATCCTGTTCGGGCTGTTCTCCGTTCAGCGGCGTGGGACGGGGCGCATCGGCTCCTTGTTCGGGCCGGTGATGTTGCTCTGGTTCGCCACGCTCGGGTCGCTCGGTGTCGTCCACCTTCTCTCAGAGCCAGGGGTGCTCGCCGCCGTCAGCCCGGTTCACGCGGTGGCGTTCTTCGCCGAGAACACAGGGCGGGCGTTCTTCGTCCTCGGGTCGGTGTTCCTCGTCGTCACCGGCGGGGAGGCCCTCTATGCCGACATGGGCCATCTCGGGCCCCGCCCGATCAGGAGAGGGTGGTTCCTCATCGTGATGCCGGCTCTGCTCCTCAACTACTTCGGGCAGGGTGCACTTGTCATCGGTGACGCGGCCACGGCCGCCAACCCGTTCTTCCTCATGGCACCTGCCTGGGGCACGCTGCCTCTCGTCATCCTCGCCACGGCCGCGACCATCATCGCGTCGCAGGCCCTGATCACCGGTGCCTTTTCGATCACGATGCAGGCGATCCACCTCGACTACTCGCCGCGCATGACGGTGGTGCAGACCTCCGACCAGGCCCGGGGCCAGATCTACGTGCCCGCGGTCAATTGGGGGTTGTTCGCTGCCTGTGTGGGGCTTGTGATCGGTTTCGGTAGTTCGAGTGCCCTGGCCGCTGCCTACGGGATCGCGGTCACCATGACCATGGTGGTGACGACGCTGCTGTTCGGCGTGGTCATGGTCACCAGGTTCGGATGGCCACGCTGGGTCGTGGTCGCGCTGACGACGGTCTTCCTCTGTGTCGACCTGGCGTTCTTCGGGGCCAACATCGTCAAGGTTCGTCATGGAGGCTGGTTTCCGCTGTTGGCCGGGCTCGTCGTCTTCTCTGTGATGACCACCTGGCGCCATGGGCGGCGCATCGTGTATCGCCGGATCCGGCGGTCCGAGGTCCCCGTCGACGAGTTCGTGGCCACGCTCGCGGCTCGCCCGGAGCCTCGGGTGCCCGGGACCGGCGTCTACATGTTCCCTGACCCCGAGCACGTGCCTCCCTCGCTCGTGGCCAACCTTCGCAACAACCATGTCCTTCACGAGTCGGTCGTGCTGCTGAGCGTGGAGGTGTCTTCGGTGCCTCGGGTGCCGCGTGCTCGTCGGGTTCGGCTGCGCGAGCTCGGCATCGGCTTCTGGCAGATCACCCTGACCTATGGCTTCGCCGAGACACCGGACGTGCCGTATGACCTCGCAGCGGTGATCGATGGGCCGTCCTTCGACCACGCCCACACCACCTTCTTCATCGGGCGAGAGACTGTGAGGTCGACGGTCGAGCGGTCCGGGATGGCCCGATGGCGCGAACGCCTGTTCGCGGTGCTGCATCGCAACGCGCGCAGCGCCGCCGACCACTTCCGGCTGCCTCCGTCACGAGTGGTCGAGATCGGGATGCCGGTCGACATCTGA
- a CDS encoding c-type cytochrome, protein MRLARTVAAVTVLMVACSGGTAPTGATADTDLEAGRTLYLQNCAACHGVDLRGTDTGPSFLSIVYEPGHHPDVAFQVAVTRGVQPHHWDFGPMPPVPGRGETDVAAIVAYVRQVQQQEGFEPYPP, encoded by the coding sequence ATGAGGCTGGCACGGACCGTCGCCGCCGTCACCGTCCTCATGGTGGCGTGTAGCGGAGGGACGGCACCGACCGGGGCCACCGCCGATACGGACCTGGAAGCGGGCCGGACCCTCTACCTCCAGAACTGCGCGGCATGCCACGGAGTGGACCTGAGGGGCACCGACACAGGACCCTCGTTCCTGTCGATCGTCTACGAGCCCGGACATCACCCCGACGTCGCCTTCCAGGTCGCGGTCACCCGCGGCGTGCAGCCCCATCACTGGGATTTCGGTCCCATGCCTCCGGTGCCCGGTCGTGGCGAGACCGACGTGGCGGCGATCGTCGCGTATGTGCGGCAGGTCCAGCAGCAGGAGGGCTTCGAGCCATACCCGCCGTGA
- a CDS encoding heavy metal translocating P-type ATPase encodes MDHNRDHSTHAPADRAHTDDPHADDAHAGHSVSMFRDRFWLSFALTIPIVLYSEMVQEWFGYTMPPFPGSGAVAPILGTTVFLYGGAPFLRGAVREVRRRQPGMMLLISTAVVVAFLASSATSLGWFDLEFWWELAALLTIMLLGHWMEMRAIGQARGALTALAELLPDEAERKTDAGSELVTIADLEVGDTVLVRPGSRIPADGTVVQGSAAVDESMITGESRPAPRGVGDRVVAGSVATDSAIEVEVTAVGDDTALAGIRRLVEQAQTSRSRAQVLADRAAAALFYIAIGSAAVTTLGWLVSGSPTQAVVRAVAVLVIACPHALGLAVPLVISISTSMAASHGILVKDRLSLERMRTVDVVLFDKTGTLTKGEHRVVGVAATDDGREDEVLRLAAAVEATSEHPLARAIVAAVDRGTDIPEVSDFAALPGRGVDATVEGRVVSVGGPSLLRERNLSIPDGIEDDTRKWRDRGSSVVYVLDGGTVIGAIALEDAIRDEARDAVRALRTLGVDVALITGDAEQVARAVAEDLGIERVLFEVLPEDKHEEVLALQEAGHRVAMVGDGVNDAPALAQADVGIAIGAGTDVAIESAGIVLASDDPRAVVAVRRLSRAGYVKMIQNLVWATGYNVVAIPLAAGAFAWAGFTLAPAIGALLMSLSTIVVAVNAQLLRRVDLGASP; translated from the coding sequence ATGGATCACAACCGTGACCACTCGACGCACGCACCGGCCGATCGGGCACATACCGACGACCCCCATGCTGACGATGCCCACGCGGGCCACTCGGTCTCCATGTTTCGTGACCGCTTCTGGCTCTCCTTCGCGTTGACGATCCCGATCGTCCTCTACTCCGAGATGGTCCAGGAGTGGTTCGGCTACACCATGCCGCCCTTCCCCGGCTCGGGGGCGGTCGCACCGATACTGGGCACGACCGTGTTCTTGTACGGTGGGGCACCATTCCTGCGGGGCGCGGTGCGTGAGGTACGGCGTCGCCAGCCGGGGATGATGCTGCTCATCTCCACCGCCGTGGTGGTCGCTTTCCTGGCGTCGTCGGCAACCAGCCTGGGATGGTTCGACCTCGAGTTCTGGTGGGAGCTGGCGGCGTTGCTCACGATCATGCTGCTCGGCCACTGGATGGAGATGCGCGCCATCGGCCAGGCGCGTGGCGCACTCACCGCACTCGCCGAGCTCCTGCCCGACGAGGCGGAGCGCAAGACCGACGCCGGCTCCGAGCTCGTGACCATCGCCGACCTCGAGGTCGGCGACACCGTCCTGGTTCGCCCGGGGAGCCGCATTCCGGCCGACGGCACCGTGGTCCAGGGGTCTGCCGCGGTCGACGAGTCGATGATCACCGGAGAGTCTCGTCCGGCCCCCCGCGGCGTGGGGGACCGCGTCGTCGCCGGCAGCGTCGCCACCGACTCGGCGATCGAGGTCGAAGTCACGGCGGTGGGCGATGACACCGCGCTCGCCGGGATTCGCCGACTGGTCGAGCAGGCCCAGACCTCTCGGTCGCGAGCCCAGGTGCTCGCCGACAGGGCGGCGGCGGCGCTCTTCTACATCGCGATCGGTTCGGCGGCGGTCACAACACTCGGATGGCTCGTGTCCGGCTCCCCCACCCAGGCGGTGGTGCGGGCGGTGGCGGTACTGGTCATCGCCTGCCCCCACGCCCTGGGTCTGGCAGTGCCCCTGGTGATAAGCATCTCGACCTCAATGGCGGCGAGCCACGGCATCCTGGTCAAGGACCGCCTCTCCCTGGAGAGGATGCGCACCGTCGACGTCGTCCTGTTCGACAAGACGGGCACGCTCACCAAGGGGGAGCACCGTGTGGTAGGGGTAGCCGCCACCGACGACGGCCGGGAGGATGAGGTCCTGCGGCTGGCCGCGGCCGTCGAGGCGACGTCCGAGCACCCGCTCGCCCGAGCGATCGTGGCCGCGGTGGACCGCGGCACCGATATCCCGGAGGTCAGCGACTTTGCGGCCCTCCCCGGGCGGGGTGTCGACGCCACAGTGGAAGGCAGAGTGGTGTCGGTCGGAGGACCGTCCCTCCTACGAGAGCGGAACCTGAGCATCCCCGACGGTATCGAGGACGACACGCGAAAGTGGCGGGATCGGGGGTCGTCCGTGGTCTACGTCCTCGATGGCGGGACGGTGATCGGCGCGATCGCTCTCGAAGATGCGATCCGTGACGAGGCACGCGACGCCGTCCGAGCCCTTCGCACCCTGGGAGTCGATGTCGCGCTGATCACCGGGGATGCCGAGCAGGTCGCCCGCGCGGTGGCGGAGGACCTGGGGATCGAGCGGGTTCTGTTCGAGGTGCTGCCGGAGGACAAGCACGAGGAGGTACTCGCCCTCCAGGAAGCCGGGCACCGGGTCGCCATGGTGGGCGATGGAGTCAACGATGCCCCGGCCCTTGCACAGGCCGACGTCGGGATCGCCATCGGAGCCGGCACCGACGTGGCCATCGAGTCGGCAGGGATCGTGCTCGCCTCCGACGATCCCCGAGCGGTCGTCGCGGTGCGCCGCCTCTCTCGCGCTGGCTACGTGAAGATGATCCAGAACCTCGTCTGGGCCACCGGCTACAACGTGGTGGCCATACCCCTCGCCGCTGGTGCCTTCGCCTGGGCCGGCTTCACCCTGGCACCGGCGATCGGCGCCCTGCTCATGAGCCTTTCGACCATCGTCGTCGCCGTGAACGCCCAACTCCTGCGACGAGTCGACCTCGGGGCATCCCCATGA
- a CDS encoding squalene cyclase, translating to MDLTAWLLDSDPALRWQVERDIVGEPPEVWEATRSRIVTEGFGARLLELQDSDGQWAGGAFFPADATPEEEGQPWTATTPTLNLLREWGMDPKLLRERRTAELLEQNSRWEYDDLPYWGGEVDCCINAYTVSNGLWLGADITGIVDWFLEHRMADGGWNCDWVEGSTRSSFHSTLNSLKGLLDYDTATDGTDATRKARRGGEEYLLERDLFRRLSTGEPVEDWVGRFAYPFRWFYNVLNAAEYFRQTALLEGREPDPRMAEAVEMIRAARQPDGTWLQARRHPGRVWFEVDVDAGESSKWLTLYATRVLDWWDGAVKP from the coding sequence ATGGATCTGACCGCCTGGCTCCTCGATTCCGACCCTGCCCTGCGGTGGCAGGTAGAACGGGACATCGTCGGCGAGCCCCCCGAGGTGTGGGAGGCCACCCGCTCCAGGATCGTCACCGAAGGCTTCGGCGCCCGCCTCCTCGAGCTTCAGGACTCCGACGGCCAGTGGGCGGGCGGTGCATTCTTCCCGGCCGATGCCACGCCGGAGGAGGAAGGGCAGCCGTGGACGGCGACCACCCCGACGCTCAACCTCCTCCGCGAGTGGGGCATGGACCCGAAGCTGCTCCGGGAACGTCGCACCGCGGAACTCCTCGAACAGAACAGCAGGTGGGAGTACGACGACCTGCCCTACTGGGGCGGCGAGGTCGACTGCTGCATCAACGCCTATACCGTGTCCAACGGCCTGTGGCTCGGAGCCGACATCACCGGGATCGTCGACTGGTTCCTCGAGCATCGCATGGCCGACGGCGGGTGGAACTGCGACTGGGTGGAGGGGTCGACGCGGTCGTCGTTCCACTCGACCCTGAACTCGCTCAAAGGACTCCTCGACTACGACACCGCCACCGACGGCACCGACGCCACCCGCAAGGCTCGCCGGGGAGGCGAGGAGTACCTACTCGAACGAGACCTGTTCCGCCGCCTGTCCACAGGCGAACCGGTCGAAGACTGGGTCGGCCGGTTCGCCTACCCGTTCCGCTGGTTCTACAACGTCCTCAACGCCGCCGAGTACTTCCGGCAGACGGCGCTGCTCGAGGGGCGCGAACCGGACCCGCGCATGGCCGAAGCGGTCGAGATGATCCGGGCGGCACGCCAACCGGACGGCACCTGGCTCCAGGCGCGGCGCCACCCGGGGCGAGTCTGGTTCGAGGTCGATGTCGACGCCGGAGAGTCCTCCAAGTGGCTAACCCTTTATGCCACCCGGGTGCTCGACTGGTGGGACGGCGCGGTGAAGCCGTGA
- a CDS encoding zinc-dependent alcohol dehydrogenase family protein, which produces MKAVVYHGNGEKVWETAADPKVIDPNDAIVRIDAVTICGTDLHILKGDVPAVTEGRILGHEALGTIEEVGSGVQTARPGDRVLLSCISACGRCRFCAEARYGQCQGGGGWILGHLIDGVQAEYARIPFADTSTYPIPEGVTDESVLFLSDILPTGYEVGVLNGSVKPGDTVAVVGAGPIGLAAILGARLYSPARIIAIDPAEPRRQAALAFGADEAIEPGDSAVDRVMELTDGLGADVAIEAVGIPNTFELCARLVRPVGRVAVVGVFGEPATLHLENLWIRDVTITTGLVDTYSIPTLLRLIEGGLIDPSTFITHRFTMDRFMEAYDVFADAANTGALKVVVTRS; this is translated from the coding sequence ATGAAGGCCGTCGTCTATCACGGGAACGGGGAAAAGGTGTGGGAAACCGCTGCCGATCCCAAGGTGATCGATCCCAACGATGCCATCGTCCGTATCGACGCCGTCACCATCTGCGGCACCGACCTCCACATCCTCAAGGGCGACGTGCCAGCGGTCACCGAGGGAAGGATCCTCGGTCACGAGGCGCTCGGAACCATCGAAGAAGTGGGATCCGGAGTCCAGACCGCCCGCCCGGGCGATCGGGTCCTCCTCTCCTGCATCAGTGCCTGCGGGCGCTGCCGCTTCTGCGCTGAGGCTCGGTACGGCCAGTGCCAGGGAGGCGGCGGGTGGATCCTCGGGCACCTGATCGACGGTGTCCAGGCCGAGTACGCCCGCATCCCGTTCGCCGACACCTCGACGTACCCGATCCCGGAGGGAGTCACCGATGAGAGCGTCCTCTTCCTCTCCGACATCCTGCCCACCGGCTACGAGGTCGGCGTGCTCAACGGGTCGGTGAAGCCGGGCGACACGGTTGCTGTCGTCGGGGCCGGTCCGATCGGGCTGGCCGCGATCCTCGGCGCCCGCCTCTACAGCCCCGCCAGGATCATCGCCATCGACCCTGCCGAGCCGCGGCGCCAGGCGGCGCTCGCCTTCGGGGCGGACGAGGCGATCGAACCCGGCGACAGTGCCGTCGATCGGGTGATGGAGTTGACCGATGGACTCGGCGCCGATGTGGCCATCGAGGCGGTGGGGATCCCCAACACCTTCGAGCTGTGCGCCCGGCTGGTCCGCCCCGTTGGGCGGGTGGCCGTCGTCGGCGTGTTCGGCGAGCCGGCGACCCTGCACCTCGAAAACCTGTGGATCCGTGACGTGACCATCACCACCGGACTGGTCGACACCTATTCCATCCCGACCCTGCTCCGGCTCATCGAGGGTGGCCTCATCGATCCGAGCACCTTCATCACCCACCGCTTCACCATGGATCGGTTCATGGAGGCCTACGACGTGTTCGCCGACGCGGCGAACACCGGCGCCCTCAAGGTCGTGGTCACCAGGTCATAA
- a CDS encoding zinc-dependent alcohol dehydrogenase family protein has translation MRGAVQHAPGDVRIEDRDDPTIVEPTDAIIRLSAACICGSDLWLYRGIQAVDGPIPMGHEYAGIVEEVGSGVRTIAPGQFVVGSFFASDNTCEICRSGYQTGCVNRQPVGAGGTQAELARIPLADGTLVATPEVPSPDLIPSFLAASDVLGTGWFGAVAAEAGPGKTVAVVGDGAVGLLAVLAAKRLGAERIIAMSRHEPRQRLAREFGATDVVEERGDDGIARVKDLTNGLGAHSVVEAVGTQEAMTQAIGSTRPGGHVGYVGVPHDVRLSGARLFSTLVHLHGGPAPVRRFLPELMDLIWKGEIDPGKVFDLTLPLDEVAEGYAAMDERRAIKTLLTI, from the coding sequence ATGCGAGGAGCCGTCCAGCACGCACCGGGTGACGTACGGATCGAGGATCGTGACGATCCCACCATCGTCGAACCCACCGACGCCATCATCCGGCTGTCCGCGGCGTGCATCTGTGGGTCAGACCTGTGGCTGTATCGAGGGATTCAGGCCGTCGATGGGCCGATCCCGATGGGGCACGAGTACGCCGGGATCGTCGAAGAGGTCGGTAGTGGGGTGCGCACCATCGCGCCCGGCCAGTTCGTCGTCGGCTCGTTCTTTGCCTCCGACAACACGTGCGAGATCTGCCGCTCCGGCTACCAAACGGGCTGCGTCAACCGCCAACCCGTCGGTGCCGGCGGGACGCAGGCCGAGCTTGCCCGGATTCCGCTCGCCGACGGCACCTTGGTGGCGACCCCCGAGGTGCCGTCACCGGATCTGATCCCGAGCTTTCTCGCCGCCTCCGACGTGCTCGGGACGGGGTGGTTCGGCGCCGTCGCTGCCGAGGCCGGGCCGGGCAAGACCGTGGCTGTCGTCGGTGACGGGGCGGTGGGTCTTCTCGCCGTACTCGCCGCCAAGCGGCTCGGCGCAGAGCGGATCATCGCCATGAGCCGCCACGAGCCCCGGCAGCGACTCGCTCGCGAGTTCGGCGCCACCGACGTCGTCGAAGAGCGCGGCGATGACGGCATTGCCCGGGTCAAGGACCTCACCAACGGCCTCGGCGCCCACTCGGTCGTCGAGGCGGTCGGCACCCAGGAGGCGATGACCCAAGCGATCGGCTCTACTCGTCCCGGCGGTCATGTCGGCTATGTCGGCGTGCCCCACGACGTTCGCCTCTCCGGCGCCAGGCTGTTCTCCACCCTGGTGCACCTGCACGGCGGTCCGGCACCGGTCCGTCGGTTCCTGCCCGAGTTGATGGACCTAATCTGGAAGGGCGAGATCGACCCGGGGAAGGTATTCGACCTCACCCTGCCGCTCGACGAAGTCGCCGAGGGCTACGCCGCCATGGACGAGCGGCGGGCCATCAAGACGCTGCTGACGATCTGA
- a CDS encoding STAS domain-containing protein, producing MSLQTSSPTEFAPFAVPFVVTPKLDGDVLTIALVGELDIATVHLLEEAQRSGQGRYRALRYELAGLGFMDSAGLRALLAPASSQVPISQISITDPAPIVRRLLEIRGVQGMIAG from the coding sequence ATGTCTCTGCAGACTTCTTCCCCCACTGAATTTGCACCTTTTGCAGTCCCGTTTGTCGTAACTCCGAAACTCGACGGCGACGTACTCACGATCGCCCTAGTCGGCGAACTCGACATTGCAACCGTCCACCTCCTCGAAGAGGCTCAGCGCTCCGGGCAAGGCAGGTACCGGGCTCTTCGCTACGAATTGGCCGGCCTAGGGTTCATGGACTCAGCCGGCCTGCGGGCCCTCCTCGCACCCGCCAGCAGCCAGGTCCCCATTAGCCAGATATCCATCACCGACCCAGCACCCATCGTCCGTCGCCTTCTCGAAATCAGGGGCGTGCAGGGAATGATCGCCGGATGA
- a CDS encoding GAF and ANTAR domain-containing protein produces the protein MSDADRFARVASAFARHRRARGTPCSASADVLQVASVGVTLMSARHTSQVCHSDDRSFALDELQFSLGEGPSLDAFAQHDAIVEPDLEHAQLGRWPVFTASALELGTRGIFALPLNAGTKCIGVLTLYRDMAGAFSPEQRADILVVADAVARSMMETQSRNETDLLAVELGDAASHRAEVHQASGMVAVQLGVVVVDAEARLRAHAYAVDRSVVDVARDIVERRLRLIYDGPISGSGG, from the coding sequence GTGAGCGACGCTGACCGGTTCGCCCGTGTGGCGTCGGCGTTCGCTCGCCATCGGCGAGCCCGTGGCACACCCTGCTCGGCGAGTGCTGATGTCCTCCAGGTCGCTTCAGTCGGTGTGACCTTGATGAGCGCTCGCCACACCAGCCAGGTATGCCACTCGGACGACCGTTCTTTCGCTCTCGACGAGCTTCAGTTCTCGCTGGGTGAGGGACCGAGCCTCGACGCCTTCGCCCAGCATGACGCGATCGTCGAACCGGATCTCGAGCACGCCCAACTGGGTCGATGGCCTGTCTTCACCGCGTCTGCTCTGGAGCTCGGCACCCGTGGAATCTTCGCCTTGCCCTTGAACGCCGGCACGAAGTGCATTGGCGTGTTGACCCTCTACCGCGATATGGCCGGGGCGTTTTCCCCCGAACAGCGAGCTGACATCTTGGTGGTGGCTGACGCGGTGGCCCGGTCGATGATGGAAACCCAGTCACGCAACGAAACGGATCTGCTGGCCGTCGAGTTGGGCGACGCGGCCAGCCACCGCGCCGAGGTCCATCAGGCGTCAGGGATGGTCGCGGTGCAACTCGGAGTGGTGGTCGTCGACGCCGAGGCCCGGCTGCGGGCGCACGCCTATGCCGTGGACCGTTCCGTGGTCGATGTCGCCAGGGACATCGTCGAACGGCGTCTGCGACTCATCTACGACGGGCCGATATCGGGGAGCGGTGGGTAA
- a CDS encoding GAF and ANTAR domain-containing protein, with amino-acid sequence MAREDLIADTFVGIVDSLVDDFDIIDMLTALTVGCVELDLATASGILLADEHAKLRVMAASNERAHLLELFQLQNDEGPCLEAFSTGESVMHPDLSTAYDRWPRFAPEAVRAGFHSVHAIPLRLRSEVIGAMNLFSAQRGDIDEPAAHLARALADVASIAILQDQMVRQSGIRAGQLQHALDSRVAIEQAKGMLAERAHIDMDQAFTLLRSHARSSRLHLTAVALQVVEGTLAIDEVVAAMPSSRIGDSIEA; translated from the coding sequence ATGGCACGGGAAGATCTGATTGCGGACACATTCGTCGGGATCGTGGACTCCCTCGTCGACGACTTCGACATCATCGACATGCTGACGGCCCTCACCGTCGGCTGCGTAGAGCTCGACCTGGCGACGGCATCCGGGATACTCCTCGCTGACGAGCACGCCAAGCTTCGCGTCATGGCAGCGTCGAACGAGCGAGCACATCTCCTGGAGCTATTTCAGCTCCAAAACGACGAGGGGCCTTGTCTCGAGGCATTCTCGACGGGTGAGTCCGTGATGCATCCGGACCTCTCCACCGCATACGATCGATGGCCTCGGTTCGCTCCGGAGGCGGTGAGAGCCGGCTTCCACTCGGTGCACGCGATCCCCCTGCGTTTGCGGTCAGAGGTGATCGGCGCGATGAATCTCTTCTCCGCGCAGCGCGGTGACATCGACGAACCGGCGGCGCACCTCGCCCGGGCTCTGGCCGACGTTGCGAGTATCGCCATCCTCCAAGACCAGATGGTCCGCCAGTCCGGCATTCGGGCTGGCCAACTACAGCATGCTCTCGATAGCCGAGTGGCGATCGAACAGGCCAAGGGGATGCTGGCGGAACGGGCGCACATAGACATGGACCAGGCGTTCACCTTGCTGCGGAGCCACGCCCGTTCCTCCCGGCTTCATCTCACCGCGGTCGCATTGCAGGTCGTGGAGGGCACCCTGGCAATCGACGAGGTTGTCGCCGCCATGCCGAGTTCCCGGATCGGCGACTCAATCGAAGCCTGA
- a CDS encoding LPXTG cell wall anchor domain-containing protein, with amino-acid sequence RALAQTGAVTLDDNDIFVPGCDLTLGGGTTTTTVVGGTTTTTVVGGTTTTTVVGYDIPDTGAGQVLPVLIGGLALLVAGGGTIVVAKRRRADLR; translated from the coding sequence GCCGGGCGCTCGCCCAAACGGGGGCGGTGACCCTGGACGACAACGACATCTTCGTGCCCGGCTGCGATCTGACCTTGGGTGGCGGCACCACGACCACGACGGTGGTCGGTGGCACTACGACCACGACGGTGGTCGGTGGCACTACGACCACGACGGTGGTCGGCTACGACATCCCCGACACCGGAGCAGGACAGGTGTTGCCGGTCCTCATCGGTGGCCTGGCGCTGCTGGTTGCGGGAGGCGGGACGATCGTCGTCGCCAAGCGCAGGCGGGCCGACCTCCGATAG